Proteins encoded within one genomic window of Desulfovibrio desulfuricans:
- a CDS encoding sigma-54-dependent transcriptional regulator, whose amino-acid sequence MTANPAMQLLVVDDDHNHREMLRALLEEWGYAPTGASSGEEALDLCRERPFDLILMDVRMGGMSGIEATRAVKAYNPAIPILIMTAYSDVSSAVEALKAGAYDYLTKPLAFDALKLALERALDHASLRHEVRTLRHELAAGLDARNVIGQSQAMRQVLDLVSAIAPSEATVLVTGESGTGKEVVAKLIHANSNRRSGPYVAVNCAALTETLLESELFGHEKGAFTGAEKRREGRFLAADKGTIFLDEIGEIPLSMQVKLLRVIQERELQRVGGDQTVRVDVRILAATNKDLAREVEEGRFRQDLYYRLNVVALQLPPLRERGEDIPLLAMHFMKLFAERNGKTVKGFTPGAMDRLLKHNWPGNVRELENAVERAVVLLVGEYISERELPPTIGGQEAEAPAASRLDFANMTLEEIERLAVMDTLAQVGGNKSEAARRLGINRKTLLSKLGDGK is encoded by the coding sequence ATGACTGCAAATCCCGCCATGCAACTGCTGGTGGTGGATGACGACCACAATCACCGCGAAATGCTGCGCGCCCTGCTTGAAGAGTGGGGCTACGCGCCCACCGGGGCCTCCAGCGGCGAGGAAGCCCTGGATCTGTGCCGTGAACGTCCTTTTGACCTCATTCTCATGGATGTACGCATGGGGGGCATGAGCGGCATAGAAGCCACGCGGGCAGTCAAGGCCTACAATCCCGCCATTCCCATTCTGATCATGACGGCCTACTCGGATGTTTCCAGCGCCGTGGAGGCGCTCAAGGCCGGGGCATACGACTACCTCACCAAACCCCTGGCCTTTGACGCGCTCAAGCTTGCCCTTGAGCGCGCCCTGGATCATGCCAGCCTGCGGCATGAGGTGCGGACTCTGCGCCACGAGCTGGCGGCAGGTCTGGATGCCCGCAACGTCATAGGGCAGAGCCAGGCCATGCGGCAGGTGCTGGATCTTGTTTCGGCCATTGCGCCCTCTGAGGCCACAGTGCTTGTGACGGGCGAATCCGGCACCGGCAAGGAAGTGGTGGCCAAGCTCATCCACGCCAACAGCAACCGCCGCTCTGGCCCCTATGTGGCCGTGAACTGCGCTGCCCTGACGGAAACCCTGCTTGAATCGGAGCTTTTCGGCCACGAAAAAGGCGCGTTCACAGGGGCGGAAAAGCGCCGCGAGGGGCGGTTTCTGGCAGCGGATAAGGGCACGATCTTTCTGGACGAGATTGGCGAAATCCCGCTTTCCATGCAGGTAAAGCTGCTGCGCGTCATTCAGGAGCGCGAGTTGCAGCGCGTGGGCGGCGATCAGACCGTGCGCGTGGATGTGCGCATTCTGGCGGCCACCAACAAGGATCTGGCACGCGAGGTGGAAGAAGGGCGCTTCCGGCAGGATCTGTATTACCGGCTTAACGTGGTAGCCTTGCAGTTGCCGCCTTTGCGCGAGCGCGGTGAGGACATCCCCCTGCTTGCCATGCATTTTATGAAGCTTTTTGCCGAGCGCAATGGCAAGACCGTCAAAGGATTTACGCCTGGCGCAATGGATCGCCTGCTGAAGCACAACTGGCCCGGCAACGTGCGTGAGCTGGAAAATGCCGTGGAACGGGCTGTGGTGCTGCTGGTGGGCGAATATATCAGTGAGCGCGAGCTGCCCCCTACCATTGGCGGGCAGGAGGCGGAGGCCCCGGCGGCGTCGCGGCTGGATTTTGCCAATATGACGCTTGAGGAGATTGAGCGTCTGGCGGTTATGGATACTTTGGCGCAGGTGGGTGGCAACA